From one Stigmatopora nigra isolate UIUO_SnigA chromosome 8, RoL_Snig_1.1, whole genome shotgun sequence genomic stretch:
- the LOC144200218 gene encoding E3 SUMO-protein ligase ZBED1-like, whose translation MSEESEATQNGFEHHGEELLPRRRSSSVIWAHFGFRACDTQQEEVICKECGRVVQAPQGNTTNLFNHLKTHHKNKHEECIKARATLASQNPYQPTQPKIPATQPLHRDTTTQYSSSAQKHAEITDAIAFYLAKDMCSIDTVSNEGFRKLVKTLDNKYTIPSRHFFSKMALPALYQKCRGQIEKDILNADLFAITTDLWSSRAKEPYLSITIHFIDGDFEMKSWCLQTSLFLQDNTGEAVAQGLREAIASWNLQEEKLVCFTTGSHCNVAKAAILNEWPMQECFGYRVHLAIEKAMSDPEIERAVGLCKKIVSSFSYSYRLRKELARTQNELKLPEHGLKVECPTRWGSKQAMIERFLEQQKAILKVLSSEQKSRHLVPTWHDIEVLDAINKALQPLIEFTEALFSEKYVSLSYVKPVLHLFCSFILKVSHDVPDLTNTMRTKILTYLQEKYEDSGTQELLDMASALDPRFKLTYVTEDRTKPIQSRLLSEMVASASMEIDQCGGMADADDAPSMSKKRKSVGSFFKITGDAAEKFLPQQEEQQALSELQSYQQCANLDSEENPLDWWKEHKRIYPRLSKLARKYLCIPATNSPSESVINTGGNVVTCLRSSLKPVVIDRMVFLAKNL comes from the exons ATGTCGGAAGAAAGTGAAGCAACGCAAAATGGATTTGAGCATCACGGCGAGGAGCTGTTGCCTCGCAGGCGGTCATCGTCGGTTATTTGGGCTCATTTTGGATTCAGAGCATGCGACACTCAGCAAGAAGAAGTCATTTGTAAAGAGTGCGGCAGGGTCGTGCAGGCCCCGCAGGGTAACACAACTAATCTTTTCAATCACTTGAaaacacatcacaaaaacaaacacgagGAATGTATCAAGGCCAGAGCGACCCTTGCTTCACAAAATCCCTATCAGCCAACCCAGCCGAAAATACCAGCGACTCAGCCTTTGCACCGGGATACTACAACGCAGTATTCCTCGAGCGCCCAGAAACATGCCGAAATAACAGACGCAATCGCCTTTTATTTGGCAAAAGACATGTGTTCGATCGATACAGTGAGCAACGAAGGCTTCAGAAAATTGGTCAAAACACTGGACAATAAATACACCATCCCCTCGCgtcattttttctccaaaatggcatTGCCGGCACTTTATCAGAAATGCCGGGGCCAAATAgagaaagacattttaaatgctGATTTGTTTGCAATCACAACGGACCTATGGTCAAGCAGAGCCAAGGAGCCTTATCTGTCCATAACCATTCATTTTATAGACGgggattttgaaatgaaaagctGGTGTTTGCAGACCTCCCTTTTCCTACAAGATAACACGGGGGAAGCTGTCGCCCAGGGATTGCGAGAGGCAATTGCTTCTTGGAACCTGCAAGAAGAGAAACTAGTCTGCTTCACAACAGGCAGTCATTGTAATGTTGCCAAAGCagctattctaaatgaatggcCGATGCAAGAGTGCTTTGGTTACAGGGTCCACCTAGCAATCG aaaaggcAATGAGTGATCCAGAGATTGAGCGTGCCGTTGgactctgcaaaaaaattgtcagCAGTTTCTCCTACAGCTACAGGCTAAGAAAGGAGCTAGCACGGACTCAAAATGAACTAAAGCTTCCAGAGCATGGGCTAAAGGTTGAATGTCCCACAAGATGGGGGTCAAAGCAAGCAATGATTGAAAGATTTCTGGAGCAACAGAAGGCCATTCTCAAAGTTTTATCATCGGAGCAAAAATCGAGACACCTCGTCCCAACGTGGCACGACATTGAGGTCCTAGATGCCATCAACAAAGCACTCCAACCTCTGATTGAGTTTACTGAAGCACTGTTCAGTGAGAAGTATGTCAGCCTGTCTTATGTGAAGCCAGTCCTCCACCTCTTCTGCTCTTTCATCCTCAAAGTAAGTCACGATGTTCCAGATTTGACCAATACCATGAGAACCAAAATCCTCACTTATTTGCAAGAAAAATATGAGGATTCGGGGACACAAGAACTACTGGATATGGCCTCGGCTCTTGATCCACGTTTCAAGCTGACCTATGTCACTGAGGACCGCACAAAACCTATCCAGAGCAGACTCCTTTCGGAGATGGTTGCATCCGCAAGCATG GAAATCGATCAATGTGGTGGTATGGCAGATGCAGATGATGCTCCCagtatgtcaaaaaaaaggaagtctGTGGGAAGCTTCTTCAAGATCACTGGGGACGCCGCAGAGAAATTTTTACCTCAACAGGAAGAACAACAGGCTCTATCAGAACTTCAATCTTACCAACAGTGTGCCAACCTCGACAGTGAAGAAAACCCTCTAGACTGGTGGAAAGAACATAAGAGAATCTACCCACGACTTTCAAAGTTAGCAAGAAAGTACTTGTGCATTCCTGCAACTAATTCTCCATCAGAGAGTGTCATAAACACTGGGGGGAATGTAGTGACCTGCCTTCGCTCATCCCTCAAGCCAGTAGTGATTGACAGGATGGTTTTTCTTGCTAAAAACCTGTAG